The sequence below is a genomic window from Uranotaenia lowii strain MFRU-FL chromosome 2, ASM2978415v1, whole genome shotgun sequence.
ttttcgccagatttggggTCCCGGAAACGCTTGTGCCCGATAACGGCACACAATTTACCAGCTCCCAGTTTGAGCGTTTTTGTGACACAAATGCTATCATGCACCTAAAGACCGCACCGTTTCATCCACAGTCAAACGGTCTTGCCGAGAGATTCGTAGACACCTTTAAAAGATCTCTCAAGAAAATAATCGCCGGGGGAGAGGCACTAGACGAAGCAATTGATACGTTTTTATTGTGCTATCGTTCAACACCATGCAGGAGTGCACCTAGTGGGAAGTCGCCTGGAGAACTTCTGCTGGGCCGACCAATGCGAACCAGCCTAGATTTGCTTCGACCACCTTCCGAGGTCCACAAAGAAGGAAGAACCAACCAAGAAGATCAGTTCAACAAACAACGACATCCAAAGTCTCGTTTGGACCAAGGTGTACCGCAACAACGATTGGACCTGGGATGCCGGTGTCGTCCTGGAACGCTTGGGGAAAGTCATGTATAACGTGTGGCTTCTCTCTAAGAAATCTCTAATTCGTTCTCACTGCAATCAAATGAGAACCCGACATGATTCCGAAGAcgatcaacaatcaacaacaaCACCTGTCGCTCCTCAAGTTCCGCTGAATATTCTGCTAGACAGTTGGGGCTTGAGTGAGCCAGAACCGAAAACGGGGGTAGAGCCTACAGGGCTAGGACAACGCCAGACAGATTTGCAGCCGCAGGCTCCCCGCCGACGTACACCAAGACATCCAGCACCACCGGTTCCTACTCGCACATCTTCGCGGGTTCGAAGACCACCTGTGAGATATGAGCCGTACCAGCTTTTCTAAAAGGGGGAGGTGTTGGGACCCcccgtcatcatcgtcatcaaccAACTCATCCGCTGACAGCCGTCAGCCTGATAGACGTCACGGCTCCAACGATGATAGGCGAAAGCTCAACATAAGTGTCATTCCATATTTACACTTTTATATTGTGATCTCGAGTAGTTAACACCCCGAATAGACCAAGACCATGGTTCTACATTTTAATAACAATGGTTTTCAtcttaacaatgaaaaacaatgtAAAATCTCAATCCcttcaaaaagtaatttttttttgtatggtgAAATTACCGTAAATATAGCGATTACCATGAAATATATGGTTAATACATAATATTTCATTGTATTTATTATCTAGATAGCTGGGATTTCAAGATGAGCGTGTACCACGCgagtggaaaatattttcttctaaaGTGCGCCATTTTGTCGGacaattttaatattgttttcacgcgaTTGTATCCCTACAAGTTTTTACTTGTGCTGGATCGGGAGCAGCCGGAATCGAACCGGAAAACGATGGCACAAACGCCGGTGACGATGGTGAATAATTTTGGTAACCATATAAAactaggaattttattgaaaattgcttATTCTTTTCAGTACCAAAGGAGAGAAGATTTTCGTCGTAGGTTTCGGGATTTCGGACGTGGCCCTCTTATGGCTTACTGGGACCAGATTAAGGTTTGGAGCACAAGCCCCTTATGTACTCTTACACCCGGTGCATGGAGCTAGGAGTGTGCCGAAGCCCTGAGAATTATGGGACAGGATGAGGACCGCTGCACCACCGACACACAAGGCAGACGAAAACAAAAGTTTGTGTAAAAGTGAGTGTATCAcagtgaatttttatttaaatccaaaaaaataaataaattggaagCAAGTAggtaataaattaaataaatccaTTCTATAAAAATGATGACAACCAAAAACAAGTATAAACAATCCTTCCATGagcaaagatttttattttagtgGGTAAACAATGTTAATAATaagattttcatggttttaccatgaaaaaatggaagctgTTATTACCATGACCTTTATATTTTTGGGCTTTCTAATCTATgggaaatcgccatttttttcatggtcatgctgcataacaatacccctttttcatggttattttcgtcaaaactatGATATGTATGGTCGGAAACTATGAACTTCAAAGTGTATTCACGGTATCGTGGATCGTAAAAGTCATGGTGTAAACCATCAAATTCATGTTATTCTGATTATGAACTTCATGTTTTGTTCACGGTGCAAGTCTATTCGGGACGTTTATTGTAGTCCTTAGAGCTTTAATATACAAGTAGAATTTTAAACTGTATAATAGTGTTTTACTACGCCCACACAAAGATATCGCAACACAGGGCAAGGAAGTTATACGAGAAAGTTTGAGCAAgaacaacggatgcattttaaTGGACgtcgaaacttacgtcaaaatatattttggacaaatacccggtaacaaattttatcttgcgaagcgtaaagggaatttTGCGGGtaaattcaagtttgttttcgcagatcaatttgctcgtaagtcgatgatttggcaagggatctttAGTTGTGGAAAGAAGGCTAAGAtattcatcactggggacagaatgaatggaaatgtctccagaagagggttttgccattcattcggtcccacaaaggtccggtgaagttctggccggacctggcaagctgccactacagccgggatgtcgttaagtggtataaggagaacaagatcgatattgttgaaaaagtatcaatccaccaaactgtccggatttttgtcccatcgagaaatattgggcaatagttaagggcaaactgaagaagtgtggcagaaccatgaaaaaaacccgctcaaatggaaaagtggtggaacaagatggcgaatgagattaccagcagtactgtgcagaaaatgatgggtggtatcacaaaaaaaaagttcgaaaattcatccgaaaagctgacgaatgatttttatgtatttttttccttaaagtgcaataaaaccctacaaaatgacacttttacttttgttgtacgttatttctttgcggagaaatgatctattttatccgaccagattctatgtgaaacagactttatggggtgtggaaattttaaaattgatcgaTATTGAGTAAAATCGCaatcgagtaaatttgaaattttcaaaaaaaaacgaagggtTTTAAagtagggataccatacgtactcttttaagagtacatgtactctttttcaatCGGAAAATGAGCGTAcccttttttgtgaaattttacgaaatatactctttttttttggtgaaaggaattaaataaaatgttctcATATAAACTAACTTATTTCTTGCGATACATGAAGATTATATTCATATGAATACAAGAGTTCCATCTTTTTATGCATTCGTtgcacaacacttcagttttgcttcTTTTGTTGAATGTTTCAAAGGATGGCTACCAATAGAAGGAATCACGAGTACATTCATGATTTCAAACgggatttttcgttcaaaattagcgcctttgagtatgcaaagaACTCCCGGACAATAGGTAATATCCAAAATCACATAGTACACAAATCAAAAGCGCACGAATCAGCAATAAtgttttaaagaataaaaaaaaacctctatgaaaaactattttaaaaatgcagatttttttatcaaattttgagtaatacAACTTAAAATACTGTGTATTTCTCACGTAAGTCACATATCTTGCGGTTGGCGGTATTTGAATGACCTAAAACATcttggtttttgaataaatagtgttaatatttataattttgaaaaattttctcaatgtactctttttggcgttgcaggatatggtaaccctagagTAGTAGAAGAGTAGGAGTTTAATTATGAAGCGTTTATCCTCAGTGcattctgattttaaaaaaaaaaaggtgaagttgaagaaatatttgtcttcatgatgtgaattttttctcttttaaaaaatagattttttttctgatgaaaatagaaataaaatgttGAACTACGCATGATGCAACATGTTGGATAAACAGGGGGCTCTTTAAACTTTCTTGTGTTGAGTGTCAACAAGCAATAAATTTCTTCTCACtgtttgaaaacttattttaattgttgattttttttttatttaaacagaCATCTGGCCAAAACGTATCGTCGTGCGGTCGAGCACACGGCACCGAACGTAATATGTTTCCTCGGGGATCTGATGGATGAAGGCAGCGTGGCCACTGCCGTTCAATATGATGAGTATTATGCGCGCTTCTCGAACATTTTCACACAACCGATTGCCGACACTCTCATGGTAAAAATAAAGATGATAccttaaaattcagaaaaaaaatgtcatatgTCGACCTTCTAATTTTTCCGCAGATATACATTCCCGGAGACAACGATCTCGGTAGAGAGGGCTTGGAGCCTATTACTGCAGAAACTGTGCAGCGATTTCAGCAATATTTCAGTGAGCAATCAACGTGGGAGCTTCCTGGGCAtgccaaatttttcaacattaaccGAGTTCGTAGGACTCAACCAGTAGCGGCGGACATCAACTGGGATCCAGGATCGATGAATCTTTTTCTCAGTCACCTGAGTTTGCTCAAATCGGCCGATGACTTCAGCGAACAGGTGTGTATTTACATAAAACAGGTGATTCATAACTCAATTTTTGGGATAGTAAATCCAGTTAGTTACTAacaccgtatttgttttctgcCCTCGTTCAGTGTTGCACTtaacccgataaaaacaaacacaaatcgtcgccagtgtattgctacttCACTCACAAATACGGtataacttacttacttacttacttaatggttccgcgtcgattctccggcgcatagggccgtgTTAAAAGAcctcccagtcaagattctcgtcaacAATTCGGATTTCggtggctaggcttcgccgccacgagtttctgggtctgcctctccttcgatgtccttctggattccattcaacgcctctctgaaaatttcgttctcatctttccgcagcgtgtgcccaatccatttccacttacgttcccgaatctcgatttctagcgccctttgatgccACCGGCGATTCAGTTTCTCATTTGAGAttcagttgccaggccaccaagcgcggattatattccgcaggcagcgattaaCAAATACTTGTAATTTTCgtgtcgtcaccgcatatgtgcccCAAGTTTCACAcacgtacaacaatacggattttaCAGTTGAGTTTGAGATGTACATttgagattcggattttcgttcgtagagaaaTCTGGCGTGGCCGCCAGATGTTCCGGGGACTCGCAAACACAAATCGGGCCTTTATGAtgcgggtttcgatgtctttattggtaccaccatcaggcgttatctggttTCCAAGATAcaggaagcactccactttctcaacctgttgcccagctaccacgaaattggaacgattttctgtgttgatttctattgacttggtctttccgatattgattttgagacctgctgccttggagctttcggtgaggtcgtcgagtttgctctgcatgtcttatagtctttgggcgagcaaaacaatatcgtctacCAGGTTAAGTCATTCAACTGCTCTATTGTCGCAGGATTCCACGACAAACCTCGGTACGGTCTACAATCAATCGACTGTGCTTCGAGGAGATGGAATAGTTTCTCTGGAATCCCTCGTCGGCTTAGAGCCgctcagatgttttcatggtttcctggatttttttttcgaaattgacgaacaccagcagaagagattCCTGGAGTTCGTTGACTtattccagtattattcgtagcgttgtgatgtggtccacataTGATCGTCCATATCAAAATCGAGTTTGTttccgtcggagtgtagcgtcaatcTTCTCCTGGGTTCTGGGATCCGCAAgcggagattgcgggttcaagtcctgccggtgagccgttgtatatttttcgaaaaattcatgatatttacggcttatctTCTTTCTTTCtctgatacctcatgtttctctaataattttcatcaccttcgaaaatcagATTAACTTGTATATTTATTCATTTCAGGCTATCAACCAATTCCACCCGCATGTGATATTCGCGGCCCATGAACATACGTCGAAGTATGCTTCAATCCACAGGACTCGACTTTTCGCTGATGTAACTCACCTGCCACTGAACACTGATCGAGCGAATCGCCATGAGGTACTGGAATTCAACATCAGCCAGATGCACCAGAATCAACAGTTACTGGAAATTGTGATACCAACCTGTTCCTACCGGATGGCTAACGGTAAGATAGGGTATGGCTACGCCGTTCTAGATGGGGACACCCTGAGATATACAGTGCTGTGGACATCTCACCGTTACTTACAGCTGGCTACCTACTCGATGATGATCATCCCCCTGAAGCTTCTGTGCGGTCAACTGTGGTGCAATCTTTTCAAACGCTATTGGTGCTGCTGTCGCAAAAGAAACCATAGCTATGTGCCTCTGCATTCAGTTAGTTGATTCAACGAGTCTAGAAAATCGTTAGTATTTTATTCACTcgactatttttttattccacttcACAAAATCTCtgtctaaataaaaaaaattaagtcaaaacTGTGCCATTCCGAATGACTCAAAGAATTTCAGAAACGGAAACAcggcataactttttttcccattgggtaaaaatgaaccaaattttgcacactttctcatggATGTGTAtcgtttacatgctgtcaaactcgaagtcgtgtttttcgattcaacgaaaatggaggtgaaccaacgcgagtcgaaagaacaaattctttccaaacacctggaatttcctgacctgtcgcaccggcagttgggaaaaatgttgaacattcaccattcaactgTCTTCAGAGTGCTGTAGCGGTTCCAGGAACAggtgacgttggaccacggtaAAGGAGCTGCAAGAAACCCCGGACCTAGGAACAAAAAAACGGAGGGataggtgaagcggatgattaaagcaaatcccaacgtctctgTAATATATTACTATTTGCATGCAATTGATTTAAGTAGTTACTTAGGAATtccttttgattttaaataaagataCGTTTCTTAGATGACTCCGTTAACGTTCACGGCTTCGAATAGACTGTCCGTCTTTTTATTCTCATAGTGTGTAAGGTTTCGAATCGCAATCCATGCGATGTTATCAGTAGTTATCTGTTATCAGTAGTGTACAGTGTCTTTCGTAATTCGAGACACCTTGAGGATATTACAGTACTTCCCCTTTTCTAAGAAAGGATCTCAAatcctttttataattttttaccaaatcttttaatatttatatatatatatatattttttcattactgAATTCAAGTTATGCACATTCTTCGTATCGTGTACGGGATCTTGTTAAGATAGGGCTTCTTTCATGCACATGCGGTTTCTTTTTCGGTCGAACCacttctaaattttcttttaattcttcAGCTGGATAACCAAAGAAATCCTCCTCATCCGAGCTTTCCATCCTGGTCCTTTTAGTGCTATTCCGCAGACCTACTAGTAACATGGAACTTCGCTTCTTTAGATGCCAGGGTTTTAGTTGATCTCGGTGCGCTGATAGTACTTGGGATCTTATGgaaatctgaaatatatttttagacattttttttataaatttagctTCTAACCATTTTGGAAAATCTTTTCGATTAGGATTTCTATAGTATAACATATCCCCGACCAGTAGCTTATCTAATGGGTTTTGGGGAGGAACAACTTCATGatcgaaattgtattttttctttggttGTTCACTGAGAtgatttttgtaacttttacaTGGATTTAATAAATCCAATAGTAACTTTGATACGACAACACCTTTTCCGTTGGGAAAATGCTATCTTGTCCAATAAAACTATTTCTATAGttcatgagaaaaaaacttaaacggtCATCAAGATCCAAGGATTTTGTTTTAGggtcaattaaaaatttcttaaggaTATCCTTTGTAACTCTTACCATCCTCTCTGCCTGTCTGTTGCTTTGGGGATGGTAAGGAGGACTTTTTAAAACCTTGATTCCTTGCTTTTCTaagaacatgacaaaatctCCTGAATTGAATGGAGGTCCTCCATCGGTTACGACTACGTCAGGCAAACCGAAGCGAGAAAAtagagatgaaaatttctttataaCTTGTTTAGCATTAGTTCCTCTCGACAttggctgatatgaataaagctctagcaattgcttttgctattttcgagcaggtttgtgagtcaaatacttcgaatagcatgcatatttttaatccggAGCTGGTAGATTGTAAATGTTCTACTctgctttttcatatctagttgagcaaatgctttcaaattttgccattctaaagttcgagctaagtaaaagttATCGAAGCAATTGGtcttttcttattcataccacctattATATCTATTTCTAACCACTTAGAAAAACTGTCGATTATTAAAAGAAAAGTGCTTCCATCAAAATGGAAGAAGTCGGCATGCAACCTACTAAACGGACGTGTAGTAGGCGTCCAAGGTTAATTTTGAGAGCTATTTATCTTTGTCTCCATTTTAGCACAAGTTGCAcaacattttacaaaattttcaatgtcttcattaatttttctccaatataaggtacaccggggcaagtgcaaactcggggcaagtgcaaacgatcaactttcctctgttacaaaaaaattaaaaaaaaaatttcttcttctagaagttgttgttgttgtccaaaccaacaatctgacatagataaactaaactttctttcaattattcacttaaaacacggcactgtttgattacacacgaattcaagtacgtactagacatgaaaaatgtgtttttgttttgctttttttggctacaaaaaagggcattcaaatccgatttttcgtcgaaaggtgagtgtttgggactgatattcaggtgaaagcagaaaatttatgataaattttcagtagaccctaaaaattgtgaaaacaatattcactcctgtcaacccacactgcggggcaagtgcaaacgacactaccggggtaagtgcaaacgcacctttaagccatgtaatatcagacattaaaaaaaaaattatctaaaaaatggttcagcattatattagagtggtcagaaagggtatccaaagtgttgtatctgaagcggGTATTCAAAATTCCGTATTGCCTTggcaaatgaaggtcttttgcttcaaacaacagtcagcaaaactgaagttccaaaaagtaattaatatagcagaaaaacagcaaatacatcaaaaaaagttgataaaacatac
It includes:
- the LOC129746303 gene encoding uncharacterized protein LOC129746303, producing MNPLRIAAKIPLFWKIYLPTLLCLIVYNEYLIHFFHRLQWAQIECRTDKCLKLLLVADPQILGNTFDTKLYWPLANYDSDRHLAKTYRRAVEHTAPNVICFLGDLMDEGSVATAVQYDEYYARFSNIFTQPIADTLMIYIPGDNDLGREGLEPITAETVQRFQQYFSEQSTWELPGHAKFFNINRVRRTQPVAADINWDPGSMNLFLSHLSLLKSADDFSEQAINQFHPHVIFAAHEHTSKYASIHRTRLFADVTHLPLNTDRANRHEVLEFNISQMHQNQQLLEIVIPTCSYRMANGKIGYGYAVLDGDTLRYTVLWTSHRYLQLATYSMMIIPLKLLCGQLWCNLFKRYWCCCRKRNHSYVPLHSVS